The Oryctolagus cuniculus chromosome 5, mOryCun1.1, whole genome shotgun sequence genome includes a region encoding these proteins:
- the TEAD3 gene encoding transcriptional enhancer factor TEF-5, whose protein sequence is MYGRNELIARYIKLRTGKTRTRKQVSSHIQVLARKKVREYQVGIKVSSHLQVLARRKSREIQSKLKAMNLDQVSKDKALQSMASMSSAQIVSASVLQNKFSPPSPLPQAVFSTSSRFWSSPPLLGQQPGPSQDIKPFAQPAYPIQPPLPPTLSSYEPLAPLPPAAASVPVWQDRTIASSRLRLLEYSAFMEVQRDPDTYSKHLFVHIGQTNPAFSDPPLEAVDVRQIYDKFPEKKGGLKELYEKGPPNAFFLVKFWADLNSTIQEGPGAFYGVSSQYSSADSMTISVSTKVCSFGKQVVEKVETEYARLENGRFVYRIHRSPMCEYMINFIHKLKHLPEKYMMNSVLENFTILQVVTSRDSQETLLVIAFVFEVSTSEHGAQHHVYKLVKD, encoded by the exons GTGTCCAGCCACATACAGGTTCTAGCTCGGAAGAAGGTGCGGGAGTACCAGGTTGGCATCAAG gtCTCTAGCCACTTGCAGGTTCTAGCCAGGCGGAAATCTCGGGAGATTCAGTCCAAGCTGAAG GCCATGAACCTG gaccAGGTGTCCAAGGACAAAGCCCTCCAGAGCATGGCGTCCATGTCCTCTGCCCAGATCGTCTCCGCCAGTGTCCTGCAGAACAAGTTCAGcccgccctcccctctgccccaggccGTCTTCTCCACTTCCTCACGG TTCTGGAGCAGCCCCCCTCTCCTGGGACAGCAGCCTGGACCCTCTCAGGA CATTAAGCCCTTTGCACAACCAGCCTACCCCATCCAGCCGCCCCTGCCACCGACACTCAGCA GCTACGAGCCCctggccccgctgcccccagccgcTGCCTCCGTGCCCGTGTGGCAGGACCGCACCATCGCCTCCTCCCGGCTGCGGCTCCTGGAGTACTCGGCCTTCATGGAGGTGCAGCGAGACCCTGACACG TACAGCAAACACCTGTTTGTGCACATCGGCCAGACGAACCCCGCCTTCTCAGACCCGCCCCTGGAGGCCGTGGACGTGCGGCAGATTTACGACAAGTTCCCCGAGAAAAAGGGAGGCCTGAAGGAGCTCTATGAGAAGGGGCCCCCCAACGCCTTCTTCCTCGTCAAGTTCTGG GCGGACCTGAACAGCACCATCCAGGAGGGCCCGGGCGCCTTCTATGGGGTCAGCTCCCAGTACAGCTCTGCCGACAGCATGACCATCAGCGTCTCCACCAAGGTGTGCTCCTTTGGCAAGCAGGTGGTGGAGAAGGTGGAG ACCGAGTACGCCAGGCTGGAGAACGGGCGCTTCGTGTACCGCATCCACCGCTCGCCCATGTGCGAGTACATGATCAACTTCATCCACAAGCTGAAGCACCTGCCCGAGAAGTACATGATGAACAGCGTGCTGGAGAACTTCACCATCCTGCAG GTGGTCACCAGCCGAGACTCGCAGGAGACCCTGCTGGTCATTGCTTTTGTCTTCGAAGTCTCCACGAGCGAGCACGGGGCCCAGCACCACGTCTACAAGCTTGTCAAAGACTAG
- the RPL10A gene encoding large ribosomal subunit protein uL1 isoform X1: MSSKVSRDTLYEAVREVLHGNQRKRRKFLETVELQISLKNYDPQKDKRFSGTVRLKSTPRPKFSVCVLGDQQHCDEAKAVDIPHMDIEALKKLNKNKKLVKKLAKKYDAFLASESLIKQIPRILGPGLNKAGKFPSLLTHNENMVAKVDEVKSTIKFQMKKVLCLAVAVGHVKMTDDELVYNIHLAVNFLVSLLKKNWQNVRALYIKSTMGKPQRLY, from the exons ATGAG CAGCAAAGTCTCTCGCGACACCCTGTACGAGGCGGTGCGGGAAGTCCTGCACGGGAACCAGCGCAAGCGCCGGAA GTTTCTGGAGACGGTGGAGCTGCAGATCAGCTTGAAGAATTATGACCCCCAGAAAGACAAACGCTTCTCGGGCACCGTCAG GCTGAAGTCCACCCCCCGCCCCAAGTTCTCCGTGTGTGTCCTGGGCGACCAGCAGCACTGCGACGAGGCCAAGGCTGTGGACATCCCCCACATGGACATCGAGGcgctcaagaagctcaacaagaACAAGAAGCTAGTCAAGAAGCTGG CCAAGAAGTATGACGCCTTTTTGGCCTCAGAGTCTCTGATTAAGCAGATCCCACGAATCCTGGGCCCAGGCCTAAATAAGGCTGGCAAGTTCCCCTCCCTGCTGACACACAATGAGAACATGGTGGCCAAAGTCGATGAGGTGAAGTCCACAATCAAGTTCCAGATGAAGAAG gtgCTGTGTCTGGCCGTGGCAGTTGGCCACGTGAAGATGACAGACGATGAGCTTGTGTACAACATCCACCTGGCTGTCAACTTCCTGGTGTCACTGCTGAAGAAGAATTGGCAGAATGTCCGGGCTTTGTACATCAAGAGCACCATGGGCAAGCCCCAGCGCCTGTACTAA
- the RPL10A gene encoding large ribosomal subunit protein uL1 isoform X2, with amino-acid sequence MDIEALKKLNKNKKLVKKLAKKYDAFLASESLIKQIPRILGPGLNKAGKFPSLLTHNENMVAKVDEVKSTIKFQMKKVLCLAVAVGHVKMTDDELVYNIHLAVNFLVSLLKKNWQNVRALYIKSTMGKPQRLY; translated from the exons ATGGACATCGAGGcgctcaagaagctcaacaagaACAAGAAGCTAGTCAAGAAGCTGG CCAAGAAGTATGACGCCTTTTTGGCCTCAGAGTCTCTGATTAAGCAGATCCCACGAATCCTGGGCCCAGGCCTAAATAAGGCTGGCAAGTTCCCCTCCCTGCTGACACACAATGAGAACATGGTGGCCAAAGTCGATGAGGTGAAGTCCACAATCAAGTTCCAGATGAAGAAG gtgCTGTGTCTGGCCGTGGCAGTTGGCCACGTGAAGATGACAGACGATGAGCTTGTGTACAACATCCACCTGGCTGTCAACTTCCTGGTGTCACTGCTGAAGAAGAATTGGCAGAATGTCCGGGCTTTGTACATCAAGAGCACCATGGGCAAGCCCCAGCGCCTGTACTAA